CCAAGGGGCGCATATCCTTGTGAACGAAGCCGCCGAAACACCTGTAGATGACACGTTGCTCGCCGCTCAGGCCGACCGCCTGACGATGCTCGCCGGCGGATGTGCCTGTTGCGCTGGCAAAGAAGAATTCACCGCCGCCCTGCGCAAACTTTGTGACGAACGCAGCCGCCAACCCAAACAGGACCGCACCAACCAGCATATCGTGCTGGAAACCAGCGGCCTTGCCGACCCTGCCGCCATTCTTGAGGCGATCCAGAACGACAGCATTCTGGTGCACCATATTCGCGTCGCTGAAATCACTGTGCTGGTTGATGCCCTGCATGCCAAAGAGCAACTTAACCGCGAACACCTCAGCCGGGCACAGATCGAATCCGCCGACCGCATCATCCTGACCAAAATCGACACGGTCCCCGACCAAACGCTCGCCAAGGTCAAAGCAACGGTGCAACAGCTCAACCCCGGCGCAAAGATCGAGGCCGCCATCAAAGGCCAGCCGGTCGAGCTGAACCCGAGCACTACAGAGCCGGTTTCGGCCTATGACCTGACGCAGTTCTCCGGCGGGGCGGCGCCGATCCGCCCCACAAAGATCGACATTCCTACCGAGGTCGATTGGGCGACATTCTCCGTCTGGCTATCGGCTCTGCTTCACGCCCGCGGCGATGATCTGGTGCGGGTCAAAGGCGTCTTTGAAACGCCTGCCGGGCCACTCTTGTTGCAAGCCGTGCGCAAATCCGTCCAACCACCCGAGCTGCTCCCCCCTGAGGCCCGCGCCCGCCAGAACCAGATCGTCTTCATTGGCCGCGGTTACGAAAGCGAAGACCTGCGCCGCTCGCTCGATTACTTTACCCGAAGCTGACGCACGAACGCGGGCACATAAAGCCGACCTAAAACGCATATCACCTTAGCATGCTATGCCGCCCCCCTCTCGGCGCAGCAAAGAGAAGGGCCAGCACCCAATCCGTGCGCCACGGCCGCAGCCTTGTTCACGCGTGACCGCTCATTCCTCAAACCGCGCAAGAACAAGATCTGATCTCGCAAAAGAGGTGCACGGCAAAATAGCAGTCTTGTCATCTGTCGTTCCGGCAGAGTGACACTCCCCCTCCACAAGCCGCAGACGGCAGGTGCCACAACTGCCGACTTCACAAGAGGACGGCAGCGTTATCCCGGCAGCACGAAGCGCCCTGAGAAGGGGTATACCTCCATCAACAGCAACCGGCGCAGCCCCGTCGAGGCTCACCATGAAGGTCTGTCCAGTTTCTGCGCCTGTTTCCGGGCGGCTGAAGGTCTCGGTATGCACATGTGCATCCGGCACATTTAGCTGCGTAAGCAACGCACGCGTCTGCTCAACAAACCCCTCGGGGCCGCACAGCCAGACTTTACGCTCTGCCACACCGGGGATCGCCGCGAGCTGCGGTATGCCAAGCCGCCCGTCCTGCGCGCTCCATCGCAGAGAGAGCTTATATCCCGCTTGCGCTTTTTGCGCCGCTTGCAACTCCTCATAGCCAATCGCCCGCGCTTGATTGCGATCAACGTGAATATGAACGGTGTCGCGCATGTCCTCACGGCCAGACAGCATTGCCAGAAAGGGTGTCACCCCGCTCCCCGCAGACAGGAAGAGAGCCGCCTGTTCGCGCGTATCAAACGTAAAATCACCGTGAATACCACTTGTCCAAAGCGTATCGCCAACACAGGCCTCATTCACCAGAAAATCCGACACACCGCCGTGACCTTGTTGGCGCACCGATACGCGCAGCTCGCGATCCTCATGGCGCCGCGCCGAAATCGTGAACGAGCGGATCGCCTCGCTCCCGTCGGGTTGTGGCACCCTAAGCGTGATGAACTGCCCCGGCTGGATCGGCGCGCCCCATGTCCGGTCTTCAAAACGCAGCCAGATGTGGCGCGCCTGATCGGCTGCGCCCTCGGTTTCGACGATGCGCAATAGGTGGCGATCATCTGGCAAAGCGATCCCCGGCTTGCCAACCGCATAGTGGCGCGGCTCGGGGTGCGAGCGCGCCTTTACACCATCGCCTTGAGCAATCTCGCCGGTGGAAACGGGCCGTGCATAAACGCCAAAATGGATGCCCCCGCCGTCATCTGCGCGAAACTCTGACAGGCTGCGCAATGGCTGTTGCCCGTGATCGCGCCGTCCGGTTTCGGGGTCAATCGTCGTCAGAACACACCGCACACAAGGCTCGATCACCTCAAAAACCTGCGTCCCGATAGAAAGCTCCGCCCAACCATCCTCGGCAAAGGCTTCGGCCCCTGCGACAACGACATTCGGCCTGAACCGGCTCATTTCAACCGGCCACGCAAGCCGCGCGTTAAGCGCATCAAGGCTGGCCTGATTGACAATCAACAGCGGCGCCACATCGCCAAACCCGCCGTATGCCGCGCCGCCATAAGGGCGTTCTGTCTCCTTGCGGGTCCGCACCAGCCGCACATCGCGGCCAAGACGCTCTGACAGCGCCGTCGCGACGCCCTCTCCCGCGTCCTCCACATGCAGAGGATCGGAAAACAGACAGGCATCCCGCATGCGCCCGTCACCTGAAATGGGCACAGTCTCCCCCCCGGCAGCGCCAGCGCGAACCCATTCCCCGCCTGCATAATCCCAATTTGCAAAAGCTCTGGCGTCTCCCGCGATGTGACCTGCGCACCGGCCTCATCAACAACCATAAAGCGACGATCCCCCGCAACACCGTCAGCACCAATAGCTGCTCTTTCAAGCCGCTCGCCGCGGCCGGATTTCAGCGGATAGCGGTAGAGCCCGGAAACATGAAAATCAGCCATGATCAACCACCGAATTAGATTTGCAAGGTATTGCCAACAATATGCGCTGCCATCTTGAGAGGGGGATGATCTTGTCTTCAAGTTCCGCATCAGAATATTTCCCCTCCGGCAAAGTCACATGAACAGCGGCACCGCCCGTCTGATCGCCGTCAAAATGGATCGGCGCAGACAGGGCGACCTCCCCCATCAGGCATTCACCATCGCTACGCGCCACACCCGTTTTGCGCGCAACATCAATCAGCGCGATAATCTGCTCCAGATCGGTGATCGTCTTGTCGGTGCGCGCCACACGGTCGCTCGCCTCGATAAAGGCGCGTGCAGCCTCGGGTTGCCAAAGCGACAGCATCGCCCGCCCGCCCGACGTGCAATAAGCCGGCAACCTGCGTCCCGGAAGGCTGGCAAAGTGTTGCTGCATCCCAAGCGGCCAGCGCAGCAAATAGATGATGTCAAAATCGCTCATCCGGCTAAGATGCACACTTTCGCCCGTGCGCTCTGACAACATAGCCAGCGGCGCCAAAGCCGCCTCGACCATTCGGTCGGCCCGCAGAAACGCAAAAGACATATCCATCATCTTCTCGCTCACCCGATAGCGCCGGGTTGCGGGGTCACAGTTCAAATAGCCCATCTTGAACAACGTATAGGTCGCCCGCTGAACCGACGAGCGGTCCGCGCCCGTGGCTTTGGTCAACTGGCTGATCGTCTGTTCCGCCGGACCACCGTTGAACGATGCCAACAGGTCCATCGCCTTGCGCACCGAAGTGTTGAACAGGCGTGTGTCGATCTCCTCCAATTCGGCTTGATCCGCGGTATGCGCAATCTGGCTCATCGGGTGTTCCTTACATTTTTGCCTTGCGGAGCAACCGCGCCGCTCCATGGCGACACCGGATCAGCATAGCCGGTCGACCCGGCGCTCCCCACACTCAAGACAGATGGAATGGCATAGGTCAGTGGCCAAGGCAACGCTGGCGCAACCGCCAGATCCAAGCCCTTGGCGCCGATCTCGGCCAGATCCGCCAACTCTTGGGGCACGGTTACCTTACCCGCGATAGAGCAATCCATCCGCGGCGCTTGCAAGGCCGCCTGCCCGTCACGCCCGTGATCCACCATAAACCCGATCAATTGCGCCACCGCCGAAAGTATGCGCCGCCCACCGGCCGCGCCGATGGCGCTCCACGCCTCACCTTGGTTCAGGATCGTCGGCGCAAAGTTCATCAAACACCGCTTGCCCGGCGCAATCGAATTCGGCTTGCCCGGTTCAGGGTCAAACCACATCATCCCGTTGTTCAGGATAATGCCGGTCTTGGGCAACATCACCCCTGCACCAAAAGCTGACAGGATCGTCTGCGTGACCGAGATCAGATTGCCCTGCCCGTCGCTCACCGCGAAATGCGTGGTGCAATCTACCGGCTTGCCGGTTCCGTCGTGATCAGTCGCCTTAGGGACCGTTGCGTCATCACCCGCGCCATCGCCGTCTTCACGCCACCGTTCACTCTGCGCTTGGTGCAAAGCCTGTGCCATCTCAGCAAACCAAACACCTCCAAGGCTGTCGGTAACCGGCATCAACTCCAGCGCCCGCGCCAATGCCTTGCCAGAGGACAACCCCGGTGACAGAAACACCTTGGCGTCACGAAAAGCCGTGCTTTGCGCCGCGTTTTGATGCGCCTCATACGCCCCGAGGTCGGACAGCCCTAGGCTTCCCCCGGCATCACGAACCTCTGACGCGATACTTGTCGCGAGATCTCCGCAATAGAAATCTTCCCATCCGCAATGGGCCAATTGCTCCAGCGTGTCGGCCAGCGCGGACAACCGCCACCCCGCCTGCCCTGCGGCCAAACCCGCAGCCGCCGGTGGCAAGCCACCCGGCAAAAACGTCTGGCAAAGCGCCGGATCGTCGCGCAATTTCCCCATGCAGGTGCTGACAAAAACCTGCGCATACCAATCGCTGCGCACGCCCTCGCGCGCCAGTTCAATTGCTGGGGCCAACAAATCGCGCCACGGCATCCGCCCGCCATGCGCATGAAGCCGCCCCATCCCTGCAATCACCCCCGGCGTCGCCACTGAATGAATGCCGCTGCTGTTGCGGTTCTCCTGCACATTTCGCCACGGAAACATGTCGTTGCTGTAGCCCGGCTCAAGCCGATAGATGTCGGGATCGAGCCCCGCAGGCGCCACAAGCCCGAAATCAATGGTCTGCACGGCATCGCTCGCCCCGTCACGAAACAACAGACCGCCGCCACCGCCAATACCGCTCATCCACGGCTCAAGCACGCCAAGCGCGAAAGACACCGCCACAGCCGCATCAAAGGCAGAGCCACCATTGGCAAGGATCTCCGCGCCAATTCCGGCAGCTCTTGTATTCTGCGCAACGCAAACGCCCTGCGCAGACCGAACACCGGGTTTGGAAACCGACATATTGGTACAAAAATTCATCCGCTTCCGCCCCGATGTTTGGCTCACTTATCGCGCGTTACTTCTTCAACCGTGTCCAAACACGGTTGCGCAGATCACGCGCCGCTGGCGAACATTCACGCCCCGGACGCAACCGCTCTGCAAACTCCGCCGGCATGTTGACCGCCGGATCCGCCGCAATCTCTGGCTTCAGGAATTCTTCCGACCCCGCAATCGCATTCATATAGCCAGTGAAATTGGTGATCTCGGCCACGTTCTTGGGATCCATCAAGAAGTTGATAAAGATCTTGGCATTCTCAGGGTGCGCCGCCGATGTCGGGATCGACAGGTTATCGGCCCACTGCGTGATGCCCTCTTTGGGATAGATATAGCGCGCCGTTTCCATCTTGTTGCGCACCCGGTGCGCCGCGCCGTTCCAGATGTGATGCATCGCGACCTCACCCGCCAGAACACGGTCGATCGTGCCCGATGAGCCATAGAGCAAAAGCTCAGGTTTCTGCTTCATCAGCAAATCAAGAATTTTCTGCCCTTCCTTGGGGTCTTCGGTACATTTGTCGAACCCAAGATAGTATGCGGCGGCATTGAACACCTCGACCTCATCGTCAAGCGCTGCCACCTTGCCGCTCAAGGCACCCGGCTCAAAGAAAACCGACCAACTGTTTGGCAACTCGCCCCCGGCCTTGGCGCTGTCATAAACCAGCCCCGTCGTGCCCCACATATAGGGTGCGGTATACTGACGACCGCGATCGAACTCAGGGTCGGCAAAGGCAGGCGCAATGTTACCGCCATTCGGCAGGGTCTTCAGATCGAACTTTTGCAACAGACCCTGCTCAACCATCGTCGGAACGATGTAACCTGATGGAATGACAACATCATACCCGGCGGCGCCGGCCTGCAACTTGGCCAGCAAAGCCTCGTTGGTGTCGTAAATGTCCATAGTGATTTCAATGCCGGTTTCCTTGGTAAACCGCGCCAGCAACTCATCAGGGATGTACCCCGGCCAGAAGAACAGATTGACCTTCTTCTCTTCCTCGGCTTGGGCCGTCACCGCCCCCAGCCCCATCACAGCCGCAAGCGCAGCACAGGCAATTGTCTTGAGTTTCATGGTAGTCTCCTCTGTTGATTAACTATTATTTTCGTTGAACTTGGTTGACCCAAACGGCGATCAGAACGAAGAAAACGGATGCCACCAAAAGGATCGTCGAGACCGCATTGACCGCAGGCGTCACGCCAAGGCGCATCATTCCGTACATGTAAATGGGCAGCGTCGTAGAGCTCGGCCCGGCAAGGAACAGCGAGATCACAAAGTCATCAAGCGACACGATGAACGCGAGAATAAAGCCAGACAGGATCGCGGGCCAAAGCATCGGCAAGGTCACCGCGAAAAAGGCTTGGCGCGGGGTGGCGTAAAGGTCGTTCGCCGCTTGCTCCAATACCGTATCCATCGTATCCATCCGCGCCTTGATCGTGATAAAGGCGAACGGAATGCAAAACACCGTATGCGCCGCGATCAACCCGATCATGCCGAGCGGAATGCCCACCGAAATAAAGAAAATCAGCGTGGCGACCGCAGTAACAATCTCGGGAATGACCAGCGGAAAGGACAGGAACGGAACCAGCATCGCCTGCCCCCGCATTGGCCGTCCGCGAAAACCCAAAGCCGCCAGCGTCGCCATCACCGTGGCCAAGAACGCAGCGCTCGACGCCACGATGACAGAATTGAACGTGGCCGCCCGGAATGGCTCTGACACAATCACATCAGCATACCAGCGCAGCGAAAACCCTTCCCAGATCGTCGCCATCCGCCCGGCATTGAACGAGAAAAAGATCAGCACAATCAGCGGGATATAAAGATAGACGTAGAGCAACACCGCCGTCGCGCTCAGCCCGCGAAACCGCCACGGAAGGGATTGGAAACCTCTGGCTCTCATGTGTTCACCCTCCGGCGTTTGCGTAAAAGTAGGGCGCGCAGCACCGCGGTCAGAACCACCATCATCAGCAGGATAAAGGCCAATGCCGCTCCAAACGGCCAGTTGCGCGCCGCGGCGAATTGGGCCTCGATAAGATTGCCGATCATCAACGATTTGGACCCGCCCAGCAGCACTGGCGTCACATAAGAGCCAAGCCCCGGAATAAAGACCAACAGGCACCCGGCAATGATGCCGCCTTTAACGCCCGGAATGATGACATGAACCAAGGTCTGTAACCGCGTCGCCCCCAGATCAAACCCCGCCTCAACAAGCGAGAAATCGAACTTTTCCATCGCCGCATAGATCGGCAGAACCATCAGCGGCAAAAAGGAATACGTCAGCCCGATGAAAATCGCCGTTTGGGTATATAGAATATTCAATGGCTCCGAGGACAGGTTCAGCCCCATCACCACCTGATCCAACAGCCCGTTCGCCCTCAGCAAAAGCAACCAAGCATAGTTGCGCACCAAAAGGTTCACCCAGAATGGCAACGACAGGAAAAAGATCAGCAAGGCGCGCTTGCGCGGTTCCTGCATCGCCACATACATCGCCGTCGGAAACCCGATAGCAAAGGTTGCAACCACTGTAATTCCCGCCAAAAACGCCGAGCGTAGGTAAATCTGTAAGTAATCGGTGTTAAACGATTTTTCGCCCAGCAGGTTCTCTTCGACAAAGAACTGCTGATAGGCCAGCGTGGTGAACCGCCCCCAGACAACACCACCGTCGGGCGCCCGCTCGACCAGCGACACGAACACCATAATCAACATCGGGCCACCCATCAGGATGGCAATGAACAGGATCGCCGGCGCCGTAAGCCCGACCCTGCGGCGCATCTGCGCGCTCTGCCCCGCCGCACTCATGCTGCCAGCATCCAAAGCGCGTCCGGGTCAAATGCAACCCGCACCTCATCACCCAAGCTGATGCCGGACGCCGCGATGCTGTTTTGTTGCACATGGACGGTCTCATTGCCCCCGTCCAGCGCCACCGCAAAGCGCGTCGCGGCCCCGGAATAGACCAGATCGGTCACCCTGCCCGACAACGCGCCATCGGGCGCAATCCGTAGCGCTTCCGGGCGGATCATCACCTGCGCGGCCTGCGTGCCTTTGATCCCAAGGTCACGCCCCCCGACAGGCACAGCGTGCCCTTCGTTCCCGGCGTCACCGGCAACAGGTTAGAGTCGCCAATAAACTCAGCCACAAACGCCGATGCCGGGCGGTCATAAATGTCGCTCGGGGTGCCTACCTGCTCCAGATGCCCTTGCCGCATAACCGCGATCCGGTCCGACATGGCAAGCGCCTCTTCCTGATCATGCGTCACGAAAACAAATGTTGTTCCCGTTTCGCGCTGTATGCGTTTCAACTCGCCCTGCATTTCCTTGCGCAGCTTGTAATCCAGCGCCGAAAGCGGCTCATCCAGCAACAACAGACGCGGCTCACACGCCAACGCCCGCGCCAGCGCAACCCGCTGTTGCTGCCCGCCCGACAAATCCGAGGGCATCCGCTCGGCAAACCCGTCAAGCCGCACCAACTCCAGCGCCTTGCGCGCGGCCTCGTGGCGTTTGGCCTTGGGCATCCGGCGCATCTTCAAACCAAAGGTCACGTTGCGCAGAATCGTCAGATGCGGAAACAGAGCATAGTTCTGGAACACCGTGTTCACCGACCGCGCCCAAGGCGGCGTTTTCACGATGTCCACCCCATCCAGCAATACGCGCCCTTGGGTCGGCACCTCAAAGCCCGCGATCACCCGCAGCATCGTCGTTTTGCCACAACCCGAAGGCCCCAACAGCGTGAAAAACTCGTTTTCGCGGATCGGCAACGCCAGTTCGTCAAGAACCTTTGCCTGCGTCCCTGCGTATTGGTGAGACACGTTTTCAATGGTCAGAAATCCCAATGTAGCTCAGCCTTATAATTGCAATGCGATTAGCCTAAATTATATTGCAATTGATCCAATTCGAGTCAATAATTAATTTGATCAAATTATTATCGAGGCTGAAAATGCGAAATCTCATCACCGATGTGCCGGGCATTCGTGTGGGCAACGCACAAGACCGCGACGTGCGCACCGGTGTCACGGTTGTGCTGCCGGACGGCGGCGCCGTTTGTGCGGTGGATGTGCGCGGCGGCGCCCCCGGCACGCGCGAGACGGATCTGCTTGATCCTTCGTGCCTGTCCGAGCGGTCGGATGCGATCACCCTCGCGGGCGGCTCCCTCTTCGGTCTCGACGCAGCCAGCGGCGTGATGCACTGGCTGCGCAAGAACAAGATGGGCGGCAAATTTCTTGATGCGACCATCCCTTCAGTGCCCGCCGCGATCGTGTTCGATTTGCATAACGGGGGCGACAAATCATGGGACGACGAACACCTCTATTTCAACCTCGCCAAACAAGCCGCAGACAACGCCGATGTCGATTTTGCCCTCGGCACCGAAGGCGCCGGCACCGGCACCGCTGCGGGCCAAATCAAGGGCGGATTGGGCAGCGCCTCTTGCCGCCTCGCCAGCGGCGAGACCGTAGGCGCGCTCGTTGTGGTAAACTCATTTGGTCAGGTGCTCGTGCCCGGAAGCCGCCGTTTCTGGGCCGCCGATTTTGAATGTAACGCTGAATTCGGCGGCTGCACCGATGCGCCGCCCCCTGCTCCGGTGCAAACCGAGCTGCCGGATTTCGCTGAACCGGGCTTGAACACCACCCTTGCCGTCATCGCCACCGATCTTGCCCTAACCAAAGCACAAGCCAAGCGGATCGCCATGCTGGCCCAAGACGGGTTGGCGCGTGCGATTCACCCGGTTCACACCCCGTTCGACGGCGATGTGATCTTCTGCATCTCCACCGGCCAGCAAACGATGCGCGCGACCGAAGTGGACATCACCAAACTTGGCATGGCCGCAGTAGAATGCCTCGCCCGTGCCACCGCGCGCGGCGTCTATGAGGCGACCGAGCTTGGCCCCTTTCCCGCATATGGGACCCTTTCATGAAACACCCGCTCGACCCCGAATTGATCGCCTTCCTCGACGACTATGCCGCCAAGGCCGCCGAAACCCCCGAACCAACAGTCCAAGAGAGTCGCGCCGCCTATCGCGAAGGGTATCTCCAACGCGGCCCACAACCCGAAACCGATGTCGCAACCCGGGACATTCCGCTGCCAACCGGCGCGTCGATGCGCCTCTATACGCCCCCCAACCAAAGCAACGATGCGCTCGTGCTCTATTCCCACGGCGGCGGCTTCGCTATGGGCTGCGTTGAAACCTATGACAATCAATCCCGCTGGCTCGCCGAACAAACCGGTCAACGCGTCATCAGCCTCGATTATCGCCGCACCCCTGAGCACATCTTCCCGGCCCCGATCGAAGACGCAGAAGCCGCATTTGACCTCATCATCTCAAGCGGCCTCGCCACACCGGACCGCCTCGTTCTCGCCGGAGACAGCGCCGGAGGAAGCCTCTGCCTCGTTGGCGCCCTGATCGCTGCCAGCAAAGGTCAAGCGCCTGCCCGCGTCGTCGCGCTCTACCCGGTGACCGACATGACGGTCCCGACCCAGAATGCGCCCCTGACCGGCTCGATGAAAGACTTCGCCGAAGGGTATTACCTCGAAGCGATGGAAATGCTCTGGTACCGCGAACAATATCTGCCCGACCGCAGCCTTGGCAAAGACTGGCGCGCCTCGGTCGTCAACGCGCCAGATTTATCCATCATGCCGCCCACCACAATCATCAACGCCCGCGTTGATCCATTGTTTGATCAGGGTCGCGCCTTCGCCGAAATGCTCTCAGCGGCAGGCGTGAAAACCGAGCACCAAGTGCACGCAGGCGTCGTTCACAACTTCATGGAACACGTCAGCTTTTCTCCGTCGGCGCGCAAAGCCGCCGCATGCGTGATCAAAGCGCTCCAATTGTGACGCCCCAGACCTCATAACGCTCACAACATGGCGCGACTGCGCTCACCACCCCGCCGCGCCGCGCCGTGAGTTTCAGCGGAATCCCTTGGCGCCCACCGACCTGCCGCATCAAGCCTCCGGTGATAGCCCGATAGAATCGCCCGGAACATCACAGACGCCCCGCAAAACACATCATCGCGGAAAACACACCACAGATACGACAACAAGAAGGTTGCGGATGATCCGCTTGTGTCAAAGGTCTCTGGCAAAAACGAGCTTTCACATTCTTGGTCAGTTTATCTCAGCCTTAAGCACGACAAACGCAACCACAATACCAATGCTTATGTTCTGCAGCGCCGGATGCTGAAGGCTTCAATTTCGGCGACCGACCCGGCCAAGGTGCTGGCACACCATCTTCCCGAGACGCCGGATAGTCGGTGCATCGTCGTGGGCGCAGACTGGGCGCTGACACGCCGTAACGGGTACGGGTAACGGATATCGGCAATCTGCACACAAAAAGGGTGCCCGCCAATCAAGCGGTCACCGGCTACTTCAACCGAGTGCTGACGCGGACGAGATCGCCACGATAAAAAACCATTCCGCGA
This genomic window from Rhodobacteraceae bacterium D3-12 contains:
- a CDS encoding GTP-binding protein — protein: MTADADQNRLRLTILGGYLGSGKTTWLRHQLFEGAFQGAHILVNEAAETPVDDTLLAAQADRLTMLAGGCACCAGKEEFTAALRKLCDERSRQPKQDRTNQHIVLETSGLADPAAILEAIQNDSILVHHIRVAEITVLVDALHAKEQLNREHLSRAQIESADRIILTKIDTVPDQTLAKVKATVQQLNPGAKIEAAIKGQPVELNPSTTEPVSAYDLTQFSGGAAPIRPTKIDIPTEVDWATFSVWLSALLHARGDDLVRVKGVFETPAGPLLLQAVRKSVQPPELLPPEARARQNQIVFIGRGYESEDLRRSLDYFTRS
- a CDS encoding MOSC domain-containing protein, which encodes MPISGDGRMRDACLFSDPLHVEDAGEGVATALSERLGRDVRLVRTRKETERPYGGAAYGGFGDVAPLLIVNQASLDALNARLAWPVEMSRFRPNVVVAGAEAFAEDGWAELSIGTQVFEVIEPCVRCVLTTIDPETGRRDHGQQPLRSLSEFRADDGGGIHFGVYARPVSTGEIAQGDGVKARSHPEPRHYAVGKPGIALPDDRHLLRIVETEGAADQARHIWLRFEDRTWGAPIQPGQFITLRVPQPDGSEAIRSFTISARRHEDRELRVSVRQQGHGGVSDFLVNEACVGDTLWTSGIHGDFTFDTREQAALFLSAGSGVTPFLAMLSGREDMRDTVHIHVDRNQARAIGYEELQAAQKAQAGYKLSLRWSAQDGRLGIPQLAAIPGVAERKVWLCGPEGFVEQTRALLTQLNVPDAHVHTETFSRPETGAETGQTFMVSLDGAAPVAVDGGIPLLRALRAAGITLPSSCEVGSCGTCRLRLVEGECHSAGTTDDKTAILPCTSFARSDLVLARFEE
- a CDS encoding IclR family transcriptional regulator, with product MSQIAHTADQAELEEIDTRLFNTSVRKAMDLLASFNGGPAEQTISQLTKATGADRSSVQRATYTLFKMGYLNCDPATRRYRVSEKMMDMSFAFLRADRMVEAALAPLAMLSERTGESVHLSRMSDFDIIYLLRWPLGMQQHFASLPGRRLPAYCTSGGRAMLSLWQPEAARAFIEASDRVARTDKTITDLEQIIALIDVARKTGVARSDGECLMGEVALSAPIHFDGDQTGGAAVHVTLPEGKYSDAELEDKIIPLSRWQRILLAIPCKSNSVVDHG
- a CDS encoding gamma-glutamyltransferase translates to MNFCTNMSVSKPGVRSAQGVCVAQNTRAAGIGAEILANGGSAFDAAVAVSFALGVLEPWMSGIGGGGGLLFRDGASDAVQTIDFGLVAPAGLDPDIYRLEPGYSNDMFPWRNVQENRNSSGIHSVATPGVIAGMGRLHAHGGRMPWRDLLAPAIELAREGVRSDWYAQVFVSTCMGKLRDDPALCQTFLPGGLPPAAAGLAAGQAGWRLSALADTLEQLAHCGWEDFYCGDLATSIASEVRDAGGSLGLSDLGAYEAHQNAAQSTAFRDAKVFLSPGLSSGKALARALELMPVTDSLGGVWFAEMAQALHQAQSERWREDGDGAGDDATVPKATDHDGTGKPVDCTTHFAVSDGQGNLISVTQTILSAFGAGVMLPKTGIILNNGMMWFDPEPGKPNSIAPGKRCLMNFAPTILNQGEAWSAIGAAGGRRILSAVAQLIGFMVDHGRDGQAALQAPRMDCSIAGKVTVPQELADLAEIGAKGLDLAVAPALPWPLTYAIPSVLSVGSAGSTGYADPVSPWSGAVAPQGKNVRNTR
- a CDS encoding extracellular solute-binding protein, with protein sequence MKLKTIACAALAAVMGLGAVTAQAEEEKKVNLFFWPGYIPDELLARFTKETGIEITMDIYDTNEALLAKLQAGAAGYDVVIPSGYIVPTMVEQGLLQKFDLKTLPNGGNIAPAFADPEFDRGRQYTAPYMWGTTGLVYDSAKAGGELPNSWSVFFEPGALSGKVAALDDEVEVFNAAAYYLGFDKCTEDPKEGQKILDLLMKQKPELLLYGSSGTIDRVLAGEVAMHHIWNGAAHRVRNKMETARYIYPKEGITQWADNLSIPTSAAHPENAKIFINFLMDPKNVAEITNFTGYMNAIAGSEEFLKPEIAADPAVNMPAEFAERLRPGRECSPAARDLRNRVWTRLKK
- a CDS encoding ABC transporter permease yields the protein MRARGFQSLPWRFRGLSATAVLLYVYLYIPLIVLIFFSFNAGRMATIWEGFSLRWYADVIVSEPFRAATFNSVIVASSAAFLATVMATLAALGFRGRPMRGQAMLVPFLSFPLVIPEIVTAVATLIFFISVGIPLGMIGLIAAHTVFCIPFAFITIKARMDTMDTVLEQAANDLYATPRQAFFAVTLPMLWPAILSGFILAFIVSLDDFVISLFLAGPSSTTLPIYMYGMMRLGVTPAVNAVSTILLVASVFFVLIAVWVNQVQRK
- a CDS encoding ABC transporter permease; its protein translation is MDAGSMSAAGQSAQMRRRVGLTAPAILFIAILMGGPMLIMVFVSLVERAPDGGVVWGRFTTLAYQQFFVEENLLGEKSFNTDYLQIYLRSAFLAGITVVATFAIGFPTAMYVAMQEPRKRALLIFFLSLPFWVNLLVRNYAWLLLLRANGLLDQVVMGLNLSSEPLNILYTQTAIFIGLTYSFLPLMVLPIYAAMEKFDFSLVEAGFDLGATRLQTLVHVIIPGVKGGIIAGCLLVFIPGLGSYVTPVLLGGSKSLMIGNLIEAQFAAARNWPFGAALAFILLMMVVLTAVLRALLLRKRRRVNT
- a CDS encoding TOBE domain-containing protein codes for the protein MIRPEALRIAPDGALSGRVTDLVYSGAATRFAVALDGGNETVHVQQNSIAASGISLGDEVRVAFDPDALWMLAA
- a CDS encoding P1 family peptidase, with amino-acid sequence MRNLITDVPGIRVGNAQDRDVRTGVTVVLPDGGAVCAVDVRGGAPGTRETDLLDPSCLSERSDAITLAGGSLFGLDAASGVMHWLRKNKMGGKFLDATIPSVPAAIVFDLHNGGDKSWDDEHLYFNLAKQAADNADVDFALGTEGAGTGTAAGQIKGGLGSASCRLASGETVGALVVVNSFGQVLVPGSRRFWAADFECNAEFGGCTDAPPPAPVQTELPDFAEPGLNTTLAVIATDLALTKAQAKRIAMLAQDGLARAIHPVHTPFDGDVIFCISTGQQTMRATEVDITKLGMAAVECLARATARGVYEATELGPFPAYGTLS
- a CDS encoding alpha/beta hydrolase, yielding MKHPLDPELIAFLDDYAAKAAETPEPTVQESRAAYREGYLQRGPQPETDVATRDIPLPTGASMRLYTPPNQSNDALVLYSHGGGFAMGCVETYDNQSRWLAEQTGQRVISLDYRRTPEHIFPAPIEDAEAAFDLIISSGLATPDRLVLAGDSAGGSLCLVGALIAASKGQAPARVVALYPVTDMTVPTQNAPLTGSMKDFAEGYYLEAMEMLWYREQYLPDRSLGKDWRASVVNAPDLSIMPPTTIINARVDPLFDQGRAFAEMLSAAGVKTEHQVHAGVVHNFMEHVSFSPSARKAAACVIKALQL